ACCACTGCAAATAACATGCATTTACCTTATTTCTTGAGAAATCGGGAAAAAAGACGGTGCCAAGAGAGTGAAACAAGTAAGCTATAGATGTATGTCTAGCTCTTGATCCGACCATCACCACCTGTCCACTAGTAGTCTTGGGGACATAATCCTCAGACTTCTCCCTTAGACGAACCATGTTAATTTTCCTTGTCATAATAACTGTTTCAGGACGTTCACCCGGTACACTGAATGGCCTTTTAGCTCTATGCAAGGCTCCGCCACCTATATCAAACTCTTTTTCCGCTTCAAGTTTGTCCCACCCAAAAAAATCTTTCACCAAGacaaaaatattcaaaaggaataGAATTGCTAAAACTCTCGAACACATCTTTTCCTTCCAAAACCAGACCGGTTATTTGCTTTGCATCACCTGGAGTCATAGTCATCTCGCCGAACGGGAGTAAAAAAATCATGGTTTCAGGCCATAATCTTTCTCTAAACCCACAAATAGTCACAGCATCATAGGTTTTCTGCAAAGCCTCGATTCAAGACCATAACCCCGAAGCTTTTACCAAGGCTACCACATCTAGATGCTCTCTATCCAACGGCCAAAAACTTTCCTTGTTGGTGCTTTAACTtaggtagggctgtcaatggatgttAACGTAACGGATATTGTCTCTTCCGCTGCCGCTGCCATTAAAAATTAgcggatatccgttatccgttaagTTCCGGCGGAAATAGGAAAATCAAAAACGTTGCCGTTACGTTGGATttaccggataacggatatttatccgttaccATCCGGTACAAATAGAAAATAGGCTAAAAACACATATTAGCTATtaaatccaacaaaacaggttctaaatccatgccacacacacacaaaaacagacatacaaatattcagatgttctaggcttctagcaaaagaaaaatcatattttttgaaaagaaaaagacatcTCCATGACTCCATCTCTATTTTCGACGATACACAAACACAACACAAGTGAAAAATTTTACACGTGCAATACGCACGTTAGCGGATAACagaactaaacctaacggaaatgcacggttccactaccgttacgttaagaaggAATTATCCGTTaacttatcggtatcggatatccgtttaccgctatgtcggaCGGTAGCGGTAACGGCTAACGGATTACCGGTATCAGCTAACGAaaaatcggtatccattgacaggcctaaacTTAGGGACCGCTTTATCGGGAAACTACAAAGAATATAAAATTTTGGTTGTTACAattaaaaatccataataaaatgaaaataacatatattaaatttgaTTTTTTACCTTCGCGGCAGATATCCTAGCAGTCCATGATGACTGGTAACCAAACAAGATAGATCTATCTTTTGGCTCACCCCAAGGTCGCACATTCTTCTTGAGAGGTAAAAACTGCATAACATCAATGATTTGTCTTGCCCAGTCTTTTGGTGGatacttctccttcttctccccctcCATCACGCCTTTACCCTTATTAATAGCAGCACCAACAACACTTGTTTCGGCCAAGTTTTCTTCTACAATCTCTAAATTTGATTGTTCAACAACCACATTTGTACTTCCTCCATCAGTGGTAACTCCACCTTAATTTCCTCCATCAGTGGcaactccaccttcatttcctacATCAGTGGaaactccaccttcatttcctccacaTTTCACTTCCTCCACCCACGAGAACTCCACTTGCATTCCTTGCATTTGCACCCAATGGTTTTTCCTGACGAGGTTGCGGTGTCGGGACATTACAAGGTGTTATTTCTTGTGTTATTTTCTTCCTCCTTTCATTTCCTCTGTTCAAAGACAaataagaccaaaaaaaaaagaaaataagtaaatacgGTGGGGAAATCTAGACATAACCAAGCCGTGACAAAAAACACGTCCAGGAAATATTTACAGTCCCAGATGCAACGACATTTACGGATGGGTTATTTACTAATCGACCAAGACGTAACACCAATAATGGCTAGGAAACAAAATTTCCGTCTTGGTTACTCAAATTACGGATAGGAAAATCCGAGCCATAGACACTACCGCTGGATCAATGCGTACCTTATTGCAGTGATATCAAGAGTCTCGGCGACTGGTTCATCTCCTTCACTTGTTGTtgatcttcaatttcatcttcgtTTGATGAAGTTGATTTCTCTGATTCAGGAGGAGGTGGATTCGATGACGATTTCCCTGGTTTTTCCTTTGTCTTCATGATTTTATACAATGAATTCAAtcgacgatgattttttttttatcgacGACTAATCGTTTTAtagaacagaagaagaaaagaaataaagaagAGGTAGAGGAGAGGAGAGGAGAAGAAGGGAGACGacggttatttatttatttattattttcagtttttttcctttgtttttaatAACATTAATTATTTAATAGTAGGGTTGCCAACGGGTACCCGATTATCCGGAACCAAACCGGACCCTGGTGtatcgggtccggttccgggtcctaagaTTGGACCCATTAAAAAATCACTACCCGACGGGTAGACCCGTTAGGAACCGATAAGTTTTCGGGTCCTAACGGGTATTACCCgccgggtatcgggtacccgaatATTCATCTTTTGCTTGTTAATTTTAcctaaaatggaaagattttgtatgctttcacttgaattttttcatttttcgtttattttcttacttttaatattaactaaaatattttgtatagatataataataattttatatgaATATTTATAAAATTCAAGCTAACATAACAATTATAAAAATAGATTATCAAAAAATATAGTTGAATTTAGAGGCCCCGATAAATACccggacccgacgggtaattaaggtttttaacggATCCGGTTCCGGGGGCCATCAATTTAGGAGCCGGACCCGGAACCGATTAAAATTAGCGCTTCCGGTTCCGGATAGTATACTACCCGGACCCGATAGGACCCATTGGTCCCCCTAGTTAATAGAAGGGCAAAAGAGAAGTAACTAAAATATATGGGGGATGTTTTTGAACTTTTACATAGATTAGGTCCCATATCCACATTTTAGTTTTAAATATCATTTTAAGCGCCCAAAAACTCAGCCCCTACAgctccaataataggattctaaaaCAAATAGAGAATGATTGTACTACTGACTTCCATGATTGTTCGATTATTTAGACAATAATCCAACCCTCTGAACAAATTTACAGTGTAATAAGTCAGTAAATTATTATCCTCAAATCATGATGAAGCCTCGAAACATAGTAATCGAGTTTAAGGGTAGTGCTTCCTTCCGGCCAAGGACATACTAACAAAAAAATTTGATGGCACcaacagaaaagaaaaatattttaaaaaaaattgttataaaCTTTTTGTGTATCCGACATTGGTATTTATTGGAAATACATTTCTAACAGATAACTATGGAGAATCATGGCAATTATGTATGTCAGAAATTTAAATTTCTGTTTAAAATTAAGGTTTCAATGGATACATACTGTTTCGGTATAGGGACGCAATCCCCAACTCTGCTAAAGGGCAGCTAACTTCTAATTACCCCTTTGCACCAACAGATATAATTAAAATGCGCAATGGATGTTATTTTTAAACAactgaaaatatccaacaacgaTTTCATCACAACTTCATCCCGTTAAATTATCCATCCAACAGATTAAAAATTTCCTCGTAAAATGAGTGCACCAAGTGCCATTTGAGATTCACAAACCAAAGATTGAGTTAGCTGCTGCTTGAAAGTTGCAATTGGCAAACACCTTGGCTTCTAACAATATACCTTGGCTTCTATCAATCCAGAACTTTTAGTACATTCAACGCTGTAGACGAGGCACTTTTCTCtgaatacaatctgcaatctCAACTAACAGCAATTAATGCGGattcaaattttgaattcaaTCCAATTGTATCCGCTGAGGAAAACAGTAATGAATGGATCAATACAAGAACAAACAGAAACCcggaagtccaccaagcccatcaGCACGCCTCCATCAGTGAGTCTATGTTTGTGGAAAGAACCATTCCACCTGTACAACCCAACTCATTCGACTCACTCATATCCCCTGTTTCAACTCAGTCTCTAGTAACAACAATATCCCCTATTTCAATTCAATCTCCATTAACAACAATTTTTGCAAGCTCTAGTGCAACTCGTTCCGTTCAACAAAGAGATAAAGAAACCGCTGAAGCAATGAAAGAACTGCAGACCCTTGTTAACACCTTTCAAGAATACGGTCCTAGGATCGGAGTATCCTTTCAGCAAACTCAAGACCAATTGCAAGCATTAATGCATAAATCAACCTCCGGCAACGAATTCAACCTTCTTGAATTGTTCGAAGAATCAAGCATTGGCAAATAAAATGTTATCAGTGAGGCACCAGCACATGAACATTTGGTTGATCCATGAAGACAAACATCATCTCTTGGAACATTGGGGGACTCCGCGACAGCAGTAAAAGGGACGAGCTCAAGGTTTTATTGAGATTATGGAAGCCAGATATTATTTGTTTACAAGAAACTCATGTTGAAGGCTGGCAAAGACATCAAGTGAAGCAGTTCTGGGGAGGAAATAATTTCGATTGGATTGCCTTAGACTCCAATGGACTATCTGGCGGAATCATAGTGGTATGGAATACTAACAAAGTTGCTGTGACTGAAACTCTCTTAGGGGATTTTTCTGTATCAATAAGGTgtcattttttgtttgaaaattttaATTGGCTACTCACCGCAGTTTATGGTCCTGTTCTCAACAATGAGAAAAATCAATTTTGGGCGGAATTAAGAGATATACGCACAATTTGGGAGGATCCGTGGGTTCTTTGCGGAGACTTCAATGCAACTAGATTTTTGTACGAGAGGTCTGGGAGAAACACTAACACTCGGTCCATGAAAAAATTCGCGTCATTAGTTCAGCATCAACATTTAATGGACCTTCCCCTTATTGGCAGTCACTATACTTGGAGCAGAAACTCTTCGTGGAGTAAGATTGATCGATTTCTCATTTCATCTTCATGGGAAGACAACTACAGGAGAATTGAGCAGTCCACCCTGCCAAAGCCTTTTTCGGACCATCACCCCATTATGTTCTCCACACACAATGAAGGATGGGGCCCTACTCCTTGCAGATTTGAGAAAATGTGGCTCCAAGATGCGACTATTTTAGATCTCATGCGAAATTGGTGGAACTCTTTTAGCTTCTCAGGCACACCTGGCTACGTTCTAGCAAAAAAGATGCAAGCCCTTAAGGAGAAGCTGAAAGTATGGAATCGGGAGGTATTTGGTAAGATCGATACTTTAATTCAAAACAACCTTATTACTACTCATCAGATTGAATCAAAACTGCTTCAGGATCCTAATAATCTACAGCTTGCTAGCGAGAAGGTAGGTGCTAAAGCTGAATTTAAAAGATTAGctaagatgcacaatgatttttGGAAACAACGAGCTACCATTAATTGGGTAGAGGAATATGAAAACAACACTAGATTTTTCCATAAGTATGCTTCATCGAAACAAAGAGCCAAAAGTTTTTCTCAACTGAATATTGATGGCGCATTAACGCATGACAAAAACATCATCAAGAAGGCTATAGTATCATATTACCAAGGTTTATTCAAGGAAGATATTTTCTCCAGACCTCAATTGGACGGCCTTACTTTCCCAACTATTTCATCAACCGATGCACACATGCTTGAAGCTAGGTTCACACAAGAAGAAGTAGTTAGTGCTTTGAACGATCTCGCTCAGGATAAAGCGTCCGGTCCTGATGGCATGCCCATTTTTGTAATCAGCAAGTCGTGGGACTTCATGAAATTTGATATCCTTCAAGTGATGGAAGAACTTTACAGCAACAAAGTGATTGACTGGATACTCAAATCAACTTTCCTTGTGCTTATTCCCAAAGTGTAGGATTTAGAGCTCATAACCGATTTTAGGCCGATAAGTTTAATGAGTAGCATCAACAAAATCATCTCTAAAGTCATTGCAACCAGGCTTAAAAAAGTTCTTCCCAACATCATTAGCCACCAGCAATCTGCGTAcgtagaaggaaggaaaattatGGATAGTGCAATTATTGCCAATGAATGTATCAACTCTGCACAAAGGTTTCGACAAAATGGAATTCTTTGCAAGATTGATTTTCAAAAAGCTTACGACAATGTTGCGTGGTATTTTCTTGACTATGTGCTGCGAAGAATGGGCTTTGGAATTGTTTGGAGAAAGTGGATTGAAGCAGCAATTTCACATGTAAATTTTTTAGTTCTCATCAATGGATCCTCAAATGGTCGTTTCAAGAGTTCTAAAGGTCTCCGTCAAGGAGACCCTCTTTCTCCATTTTTATTCTTATTAGTAGCTGAATCGCTGAACTTAATCTTTGAGAGGGCCGCGTCAGTTGGGTGGTTCAAAGGGTTTGAAATTGTACCTGGTGGCACAAAAGTTACACATCTTAAGTTTGTCGACGACACTCTTGTGTTCATCCAAAATGATAACCACAGCATTTCCCATCTGCGAAATATATTAATCTGGTTTGAGATCATTTCTGGCCTTAAGGTTAACTTCCACAAAACTGCAATCATGGAAGTTGGAGATGTTCAAAATGTTAACTCTCTTGATGAGTCTTTGGGATGTAGAGTTTAATCTTTTCCTACGACTTATCTTGGCCTGCCTTTGGGTGATCTCTACAGGTCAAGTCTGAAATGGAACAAATTCGTTGAAAAATTCGAGTCTTATCTTGCAACTTGGAAAGCTAAGGATCTGACCAGAGGAGGTAAGCTCACCTTAATCAACACCGTTTTATCAGCATTACCTATATATTACTTATCCATCTTTGAAGCTCCAATGAATATAATTCACAAGTTAGAGAGAATTATTTGTAATTTTCTTTGGGATGAAGGTCCAGATGATAAGAAATACCATCTCGTGGCTAaggaaattttgatgaaaccgaAACTCCTTGGGGGTCTTGGCATTAAATATTTACATCTTATGAATATTGCTTTACTCATGAAATGGCTGTGGAAGATGGGAACCAACAACAATCCTCTTTGGAAGCAGCTTATCGCTGAAAAGTATGGCCTAGAACAGTCAGAATGGCACACCAAGTACTCTAAGCAACCTTACGGATATAGCATATGGAAAGGCATCAACAAGTACACAGAACTCTTTAAGTCCAACTGTATCTTTAGGCTTGGCGATGGAACTAGAATTAGTTTTTGGATCGACATTTGGGTGGGAGATCAACCCTTATTTCAGCGTTTTCCTGCAGTTTATGGAGTTTGCGCTACAAAAAATCACACCATCAGTCAAATGTACAACGTCAATGCCGAGATATGGGAATTAGGCATCACTAGGAGAGTCCATGATAATGTAATTTCTGAAATAGCAACCTTGCTGCACCTTCTCGAGACCAATGGAGTTACTCCGTCAAGCTCCGCAGACGTTAGACTATGGAAAGATGG
This genomic stretch from Papaver somniferum cultivar HN1 chromosome 5, ASM357369v1, whole genome shotgun sequence harbors:
- the LOC113278956 gene encoding uncharacterized protein LOC113278956; the encoded protein is MKTNIISWNIGGLRDSSKRDELKVLLRLWKPDIICLQETHVEGWQRHQVKQFWGGNNFDWIALDSNGLSGGIIVVWNTNKVAVTETLLGDFSVSIRCHFLFENFNWLLTAVYGPVLNNEKNQFWAELRDIRTIWEDPWVLCGDFNATRFLYERSGRNTNTRSMKKFASLVQHQHLMDLPLIGSHYTWSRNSSWSKIDRFLISSSWEDNYRRIEQSTLPKPFSDHHPIMFSTHNEGWGPTPCRFEKMWLQDATILDLMRNWWNSFSFSGTPGYVLAKKMQALKEKLKVWNREVFGKIDTLIQNNLITTHQIESKLLQDPNNLQLASEKVGAKAEFKRLAKMHNDFWKQRATINWVEEYENNTRFFHKYASSKQRAKSFSQLNIDGALTHDKNIIKKAIVSYYQGLFKEDIFSRPQLDGLTFPTISSTDAHMLEARFTQEEVVSALNDLAQDKASGPDGMPIFVISKSWDFMKFDILQVMEELYSNKVIDWILKSTFLVLIPKV